The following coding sequences are from one Sciurus carolinensis chromosome 11, mSciCar1.2, whole genome shotgun sequence window:
- the LOC124959849 gene encoding olfactory receptor 51G1: MAIPYNSSLQKSTFFLTGFQGLEEFHGWISIPFCSIYLTVILGNLTVLHIIRTDATLHQPMYYFLAMLALTDLGLCLSTLPTVLGIFWFDAREIGLPACFTQLFFIHTLSLVESSVLLSMSIDRYVAICNPLRYSSVLTPVRIIKIGLSSVLRSALLILPLPFLLKRFQYCPSHVLAHAYCLHLEIMKLACSSIIVNHIYGLFVVACTVGVDSLLIFLSYALILRTVLSIASHQERLRALNTCISHICAVLLFYIPMIGLSLVHRFGEHLPRIVHLLMSYVYLLVPPLMNPIVYSIKTKQIRQRIVKKFEFVQSLRCFQKD, encoded by the coding sequence ATGGCCATTCCTTATAACAGCAGTCTCCAAAAATCCACCTTCTTCCTGACGGGCTTTCAAGGTCTGGAGGAGTTCCACGGCTGGATTTCTATCCCCTTCTGCTCCATCTACCTGACGGTTATTCTTGGAAACCTCACCGTCCTCCACATCATCCGTACCGATGCCACCCTCCACCAGCCCATGTACTATTTCCTGGCCATGCTGGCCCTCACCGACTTGGGCCTTTGCCTTTCCACACTGCCCACTGTCCTGGGCATCTTCTGGTTTGATGCCAGAGAGATTGGCCTCCCTGCCTGCTTCACTCAGCTCTTCTTCATCCACACCTTATCTCTGGTGGAGTCATCAGTTTTGTTGTCGATGTCCattgaccgctatgtggccatttgcaacCCCCTGCGCTACTCCAGTGTCCTGACGCCTGTACGTATCATCAAGATAGGGTTGAGCTCCGTGCTCAGAAGTGCTCTGCTCATCCTCCCCTTGCCATTCCTCCTTAAGCGCTTCCAGTACTGCCCCTCGCACGTGCTGGCCCATGCCTATTGTCTGCACCTAGAGATCATGAAGCTGGCCTGCTCTAGCATCATTGTCAATCACATCTACGGGCTCTTTGTTGTGGCCTGCACTGTGGGTGTGGACTCCCTGCTCATCTTCCTCTCATATGCCCTCATCCTGCGCACTGTGCTGAGCATCGCCTCCCACCAGGAGCGCCTGCGGGCCCTCAACACCTGCATCTCCCACATCTGCGCTGTGCTGCTCTTCTACATCCCCATGATCGGCCTGTCTCTTGTGCATCGCTTTGGTGAACATCTGCCCCGCATTGTGCACCTTCTGATGTCTTACGTTTATCTCCTGGTACCACCCCTCATGAACCCCATTGTCTACAGCATCAAGACCAAGCAAATCCGCCAACGTATTGTTAAGAAGTTTGAGTTCGTACAATCACTTAGGTGTTTTCAAAAGGATTAA
- the LOC124959582 gene encoding olfactory receptor 51G2 — protein sequence MTLGSLRNSSSMTSSFLLSGIPGLEHMHIWISIPLCFMYLVSILGNCTILFIIKTEPSLHEPMYLFLSMLALTDLGLSLCTLPTVLGIFWVGARDIGHDACFAQLFFIHCLSFLESSVLLSMAFDRFVAICRPLHYASILTNTVIGRIGLASLGRSVALIFPLPFMLKRFPYCGSPVLSHSYCLHQEVMKLACADIKANSIYGMFVIVSTVGVDSLLILFSYALILRTVLSIASRAERLKALNTCVSHICAVLLFYMPMIGLSVIHRFGKKAPHLVQVVMGFVYLLFPPVMNPIVYSVKTKQIRDRILKTKFEFIISASSF from the coding sequence ATGACACTGGGATCCTTGAGAAACAGCAGCAGCATGACCTCTTCCTTCCTGCTGAGTGGCATTCCTGGGCTGGAGCACATGCACATCTGGATCTCCATCCCACTGTGCTTCATGTACCTGGTTTCCATCCTGGGCAACTGCACCattctttttatcattaaaacAGAGCCCTCCCTCCATGAGCCTATGTACCTCTTCCTCTCCATGCTGGCTCTGACTGACTTGGGGCTGTCCCTTTGCACCTTACCAACAGTGCTGGGCATCTTTTGGGTTGGGGCACGAGATATTGGTCATGATGCCTGTTTTGCCCAGCTCTTTTTCATTCACTGCTTGTCCTTCCTGGAGTCCTCTGTGCTACTGTCTATGGCTTTTGACCGTTTTGTGGCCATTTGCCGCCCCCTGCACTATGCTTCCATCCTCACCAACACAGTCATTGGCAGGATTGGCCTTGCATCTCTGGGCCGAAGTGTAGCACTCATTTTCCCATTGCCTTTTATGCTCAAAAGATTCCCCTATTGTGGCTCCCCAGTCCTCTCACATTCCTATTGTCTCCACCAAGAGGTGATGAAATTGGCTTGTGCAGATATCAAGGCCAACAGCATCTATGGCATGTTTGTCATTGTCTCTACAGTAGGTGTAGACTCACTGCTGATCCTCTTCTCCTATGCTCTGATCCTGCGAACCGTGCTATCCATCGCCTCCAGGGCTGAGAGGCTCAAAGCTCTTAATACATGTGTTTCCCACATCTGTGCTGTGCTCCTCTTCTACATGCCCATGATTGGTTTGTCTGTCATCCATCGCTTTGGAAAGAAGGCACCCCATCTGGTCCAGGTAGTTATGGGCTTTGTGTATCTTTTGTTCCCTCCTGTGATGAACCCCATTGTCTACAGTGTGAAGACCAAACAGATCCGTGATCGG
- the LOC124959580 gene encoding LOW QUALITY PROTEIN: olfactory receptor 51A4 (The sequence of the model RefSeq protein was modified relative to this genomic sequence to represent the inferred CDS: substituted 1 base at 1 genomic stop codon) yields the protein MSITNTSYIEITTFLLVGMPGLEYAHIWIAIPICSMYLIAILGNCTILFIIKTESSLHEPMYYFLSMLSLSDLGLSLSSLPTMLRIFLFNAPEISANACFAQEFFIHGFTALESSVLLIMSFDRFLAIHNPLRYSSILTSIRVAQIGMVFSFKSILLVLPFPFTLRSLRYCKKSQLSHSYCLHQDVMKLSCSDNRIDVIYGFFGAVCLMVDFMLIAVSYILILKTVLGIASXKEQLKALNTCVSHICAVVIFYLPIINLAIVHRFGQHVSPLINVLMANVLLLVPPLMNPIVYCVKTRQIRVRVAAKLCQKQIYNSDM from the coding sequence ATGTCCATCACCAATACATCATACATTGAAATCACCACCTTCCTCTTGGTTGGGATGCCAGGGCTAGAATATGCACACATCTGGATCGCTATTCCCATTTGCAGCATGTATCTTATTGCTATTCTGGGAAACTGCACTATCCTTTTTATCATCAAGACAGAGTCTTCCTTACATGAGCCCATGTACTATTTCCTTTCTATGTTGTCCCTATCTGACTTGGGTTTGTCTTTGTCGTCTCTGCCTACCATGTTGAGGATCTTCTTGTTCAATGCTCCTGAAATTTCAGCCAATGCCTGCTTTGCCCAGGAATTCTTCATCCATGGATTCACAGCACTGGAGTCCTCAGTTCTCCTGATCATGTCATTTGACCGCTTCTTAGCCATCCACAACCCTCTGAGATACAGCTCCATCCTTACATCCATCAGAGTTGCCCAAATAGGAATGGTGTTCTCCTTTAAGAGCATCCTCCTGGTTCTGCCCTTCCCCTTCACTTTGAGAAGCTTGAGATATTGTAAGAAAagccagctatcccattcctacTGCCTCCACCAGGACGTCATGAAATTGTCCTGTTCTGACAACCGAATCGATGTCATCTATGGCTTTTTTGGGGCAGTCTGCCTTATGGTAGACTTCATGCTCATTGCTGTGTCTTACATCTTGATCCTCAAGACTGTGCTAGGAATTGCATCCTGAAAGGAGCAGCTCAAGGCCCTCAATACTTGTGTTTCGCACATCTGTGCCGTGGTTATCTTCTATCTGCCCATCATCAACCTTGCCATTGTCCATCGCTTCGGCCAGCATGTCTCTCCCCTCATTAATGTTCTCATGGCAAATGTTCTCTTACTTGTACCTCCACTGATGAACCCAATTGTTTACTGTGTAAAAACCAGGCAAATCAGGGTTAGAGTTGCAGCAAAATTGTGTCAGAAGCAGATTTATAATAGTGATATGTGA